In a genomic window of Wyeomyia smithii strain HCP4-BCI-WySm-NY-G18 chromosome 1, ASM2978416v1, whole genome shotgun sequence:
- the LOC129717352 gene encoding uncharacterized protein K02A2.6-like: MSDQDLKNAILRLTELVVNQQEQIQLLKRTGQASQPGSEKIIKSLATGIEDFYYDPDGGVFFEAWFARYEDVFKADGKNLDDPAKFHERYVNSILSRHPRDIGLDETVKKLKKLFGHQTSLINDRYRCLQYTKNEADDFPSYAAFVNKHCEAFQLTKLTDDQFKALRFVCGLQSPRDADNRTRLIGKLEAEEHAPPADGTKLTLENLVEECHRFNNPNQVTKLVEKPVPEKSVVNAVSTKPAKEKQPKSPCWFCGDLHFVKECSYQDHNCNKCKRKGHKEGYCSSAESKSKPAKKFEKQKYKAFVKSKGILVKRIDLQGKRKYVTVGINGKEAVLQLDCASDTTIISTQTWKAISETDITAISASGDKINIAGEFLADITIRSVTKAGIAYVSSNPDLNKPEDIEQKLRTKFPEVFQSTLGRCTKAKVKLYLKPNARPVYCPKRPVAYAALPNPPIVVVRKPDNVSVHICGDYSTELNNALESDAHPLPHPDNIFADLAGCRCSSQLNFSDAYLQVEIEEESQKYLSINTHRGLFKYNRLPLLRSWCLPKDY; this comes from the exons ATGTCCGACCAGGATTTGAAAAACGCGATTCTCCGACTCACCGAACTGGTAGTCAACCAACAAGAGCAGATTCAACTCCTCAAGCGAACCGGCCAAGCCAGCCAACCGGGAAGCGAGAAGATAATCAAATCGTTAGCCACGGGAATTGAAGATTTTTACTACGATCCTGACGGTGGAGTGTTCTTCGAGGCATGGTTTGCTCGCTACGAAGATGTCTTCAAGGCCGACGGCAAGAATCTAGACGATCCAGCGAAG TTCCACGAGCGATACGTAAATAGTATCCTGTCAAGACATCCCCGCGATATTGGCCTGGACGAAACGGTGAAGAAACTTAAGAAACTTTTTGGCCATCAAACCTCGCTGATCAACGATCGTTACCGTTGTCTCCAGTATACTAAGAACGAAGCAGACGATTTTCCAAGTTATGCTGCCTTTGTGAACAAGCATTGCGAAGCATTCCAACTCACCAAGCTCACCGATGATCAATTTAAGGCGCTACGTTTTGTTTGCGGTCTACAATCTCCCCGCGATGCAGACAACCGAACTCGATTGATCGGCAAATTGGAAGCTGAAGAGCATGCTCCGCCAGCAGACGGCACAAAGCTAACCTTGGAAAATCTCGTCGAGGAGTGTCATCGGTTCAACAATCCAAACCAGGTTACCAAGTTGGTAGAGAAGCCCGTTCCGGAAAAATCCGTCGTCAACGCTGTTTCCACCAAGCCTGCTAAGGAAAAACAACCGAAATCTCCGTGCTGGTTTTGCGGTGATTTACATTTCGTAAAGGAATGTTCCTATCAAGACCACAATTGCAACAAGTGCAAACGAAAAGGGCATAAAGAAGGTTACTGCTCGTCCGCTGAATCAAAATCAAAGCCAGCAAAGAAGTTCGAAAAACAAAAGTACAAGGCATTTGTGAAGTCCAAAGGAATTTTAGTGAAACGCATCGATCTTCAAGGGAAGAGGAAATACGTTACTGTTGGAATCAATGGCAAAGAAGCTGTCCTTCAGTTAGATTGCGCTTCTGATACCACCATTATTTCTACGCAGACCTGGAAGGCGATCAGCGAAACTGACATAACTGCCATCAGCGCTTCCGGAGACAAGATCAACATTGCTGGTGAGTTCCTTGCAGACATAACCATCCGAAGCGTGACAAAAGCTGGCATTGCCTATGTGTCATCAAACCCGGATTTGAAT AAGCCGGAAGACATTGAGCAAAAGCTGCGTACGAAGTTTCCGGAAGTGTTCCAGAGCACACTTGGCCGGTGTACTAAAGCAAAAGTTAAACTCTACCTGAAGCCCAACGCCCGTCCCGTGTACTGTCCCAAGAGACCAGTTGCATATGCTGCTCTTCCCAATCCTCCGATAGTAGTGGTCCGTAAGCCAGACAACGTTTCTGTCCATATCTGTGGCGACTATTCTACAGAGTTAAACAATGCGCTAGAATCAGATGCCCATCCGCTACCACATCCAGATAATATTTTTGCTGATCTAGCTGGCTGCCGTTGTTCCTCCCAACTCAATTTTTCTGATGCGTACCTGCAAGTCGAGATTGAAGAGGAATCACAAAAGTATCTGTCGATAAACACTCATCGAGGACTGTTCAAATACAACCGTCTGCCGCTCCTCCGCTCCTGGTGCCTTCCAAAGGATTATTGA